A stretch of Microbacterium sp. LWH3-1.2 DNA encodes these proteins:
- a CDS encoding monovalent cation/H+ antiporter complex subunit F, whose translation MNVLLLAIYVIFAVAALLTLWRIVIGPSILDRAVASDVLLTLVMCVLGAEMAINHHTRTLPVLLIIAAVGVFGSISIARFVARRDQDR comes from the coding sequence ATGAACGTGCTGCTGCTGGCGATCTACGTGATCTTCGCGGTCGCGGCGCTGCTCACGTTGTGGCGCATCGTCATCGGGCCCTCGATCCTCGACCGGGCCGTAGCATCCGATGTCCTGCTCACCCTGGTGATGTGCGTGCTCGGCGCGGAGATGGCCATCAACCACCACACCCGCACGCTGCCGGTGCTGCTGATCATCGCGGCTGTCGGGGTGTTCGGGTCGATCTCGATCGCGCGATTCGTCGCGAGAAGGGACCAGGACCGCTGA
- the argG gene encoding argininosuccinate synthase — protein sequence MSKVLQSLPVGERVGIAFSGGLDTSVAVAWMRDKGAIPCTYTGDLGQPDEDDIDAIPSRALEYGAEVSRLVDCKPALVEEGFGALACGAFHIRSGGRTYFNTTPIGRAVTGTLLVRAMKEDGVDIWGDGSTYKGNDIERFYRYGLLANPALRIYKPWLDADFVTELGGRKEMSEWLVEHGFPYRDSVEKAYSTDANIWGATHEAKTLEHLDVSLETVEPIMGVRFWDPSVEIETEDVTVSFEAGRPVALNGIEFADPVALVFEANRIGGRHGLGMSDQIENRIIEAKSRGIYEAPGMALLFTAYERLANGILNEDTLATYHEQGRRLGRLMYEGRWLEPQSLMLRESIQKWVGSTITGSVTLRLRRGEDYTILDTTAPRLSYHPDKLSMERVGDAAFGPTDRIGQLTMRNLDIADSRVRLEYYASKGLIGGATGELVGHLSQGEAGEITEHASPFSSAQEELAEATDAANEASAFDLGTD from the coding sequence TGGATGCGCGACAAGGGCGCCATCCCCTGCACCTACACCGGCGACCTCGGCCAGCCCGACGAGGACGACATCGACGCGATCCCGAGCCGGGCGCTCGAGTACGGCGCCGAGGTCTCGCGCCTGGTGGACTGCAAGCCCGCCCTTGTCGAGGAGGGCTTCGGCGCCCTCGCGTGCGGCGCATTCCACATCCGCTCCGGCGGGCGCACCTACTTCAACACGACGCCCATCGGCCGCGCCGTCACCGGCACACTCCTCGTGCGCGCCATGAAGGAGGACGGCGTCGACATCTGGGGCGACGGCTCCACCTACAAGGGCAACGACATCGAGCGGTTCTACCGCTACGGCCTGCTCGCGAACCCGGCGCTGCGCATCTACAAGCCGTGGCTCGACGCCGACTTCGTCACCGAGCTCGGCGGGCGCAAAGAGATGAGCGAGTGGCTCGTCGAGCACGGCTTCCCCTACCGCGACTCCGTCGAGAAGGCGTATTCGACCGACGCGAACATCTGGGGCGCGACGCACGAGGCGAAGACCCTCGAGCACCTGGACGTGTCGCTCGAGACCGTCGAGCCCATCATGGGCGTGCGCTTCTGGGACCCGTCGGTCGAGATCGAGACCGAAGACGTCACCGTCTCGTTCGAGGCCGGCCGCCCCGTCGCCCTCAACGGCATCGAGTTCGCCGACCCGGTCGCACTGGTGTTCGAGGCGAACCGCATCGGAGGCCGCCACGGCCTGGGCATGAGCGACCAGATCGAGAACCGCATCATCGAGGCGAAGTCCCGCGGCATCTACGAGGCACCGGGCATGGCGCTGCTGTTCACGGCCTACGAGCGCCTGGCCAACGGCATCCTGAACGAAGACACGCTCGCGACGTACCACGAACAGGGCCGCCGTCTCGGGCGCCTCATGTACGAGGGCCGCTGGCTCGAGCCGCAGTCGCTCATGCTGCGCGAGTCGATCCAGAAGTGGGTCGGGTCGACGATCACCGGCTCGGTCACGCTGCGCCTGCGCCGCGGCGAGGACTACACGATCCTCGATACCACCGCCCCGCGCCTGTCGTACCACCCCGACAAGCTCTCCATGGAGCGCGTCGGCGACGCCGCGTTCGGTCCCACCGACCGCATCGGCCAGCTCACGATGCGCAACCTCGACATCGCCGACTCGCGCGTGCGGCTCGAGTACTACGCGTCGAAGGGTCTCATCGGCGGCGCGACCGGCGAGCTCGTCGGCCACCTCTCGCAGGGCGAGGCCGGCGAGATCACCGAGCACGCCTCGCCCTTCAGCTCCGCGCAGGAGGAGCTCGCGGAGGCGACGGATGCTGCGAACGAGGCGTCGGCGTTCGACCTGGGAACCGACTGA
- a CDS encoding Na(+)/H(+) antiporter subunit C, translating into MSVSLVLIVVMAVLFACGVYAMLERSLTRVLIGFLLLGNATNLLLLIVMGRPGVAPFFGAASVDEMSDPLPQALTLTAIVITFAVSAFLLALIYRSWQLGQADTVTDDEADIEVRSRGAADEDTMDVETEIEDADDDATTDFVGTATAPIMILGAKDIAGVRDDAPVDRPDGHDGAGSRDRGDGA; encoded by the coding sequence GTGAGCGTGTCGCTCGTCCTCATCGTCGTGATGGCCGTGCTCTTCGCGTGCGGGGTCTACGCCATGCTCGAGCGCAGCCTCACCCGTGTGCTCATCGGGTTCCTGCTCCTGGGCAACGCGACCAACCTGCTCCTCCTGATCGTGATGGGTCGCCCGGGCGTCGCACCGTTCTTCGGCGCGGCATCCGTCGACGAGATGTCGGATCCGCTCCCGCAGGCGCTCACGCTCACCGCCATCGTGATCACCTTCGCCGTCTCGGCGTTCCTTCTCGCCCTCATCTACCGCTCCTGGCAGCTCGGTCAGGCCGACACCGTCACCGACGACGAAGCCGATATCGAGGTGCGCTCTCGCGGGGCCGCCGACGAGGACACCATGGACGTGGAAACCGAGATCGAAGACGCTGACGACGATGCCACCACCGACTTCGTGGGCACCGCGACCGCGCCGATCATGATCCTCGGCGCGAAGGACATCGCGGGTGTGCGCGACGACGCGCCCGTCGATCGCCCCGACGGGCACGACGGCGCTGGTTCCCGTGACAGGGGCGACGGCGCATGA
- a CDS encoding penicillin acylase family protein, whose product MTKPQPSPYAVDDTVHRRPVGRIIGITLFSILAGIVVLALIAVGFVAYTAQRSFPQLSGEVEAAGLEADVTVQRDALGIPTLTADSSHDLFFAQGYVHAQDRFWEMDFRRHVTSGRLSEMFGASQLGTDKFLRTLGWHEIAEQEVDALDATERAYYDAYADGVNAYLADHQGPDASFEYAVLGLQNSDYAIEPWTPADSVAWLKAMAWDLRSNIESETERAVMAPDFSEAEIDQLYPGYPFDRNPVIVPKISAVPALGTAPDPPETDATASSIEWTEVGSVIEAVGELVGGAGEGIGSNSWVVSGNVTDTGMPLLANDPHLGASLPSVWHQIQLKCSTVTEECPFDVAGFGFSGLPGVVIGHNERIAWGFTNLTTDVTDLYLEKVDGDSYWYDGALVPLETHTETFKVAGSDDVELEVRSTVNGPIVSGLTGDFTSIAEAPSVGTGGTVTETPADAPEGDDAVSLRWTALQPGTTASAIFALNTAKDFDDFRGAAALFDVPAQNLIYADVDGNIGYQTPGRLPIRGAGDGSMPQPGWDSTYAWRGYIPFEELPVSYNPTEGYIVTANNAIAGQDYTHPLTRDWDYGWRAARITELIERAIAKGPVTADDLNAVQADNYSFIGMRLTAAYADVTTGDDETDAALDLLREWDAQNDADSAAAAYANVLWDTLAENVFVDGRERSAPMSGQGRQFLVMDALLEDETSPWWTNDELGVDGMADMLKRSAIDAYERLVDDQGDNASRWNWGSLHALPLENGSFGTSGIAAIEWLFNRGPFPVGGGSSVVNATGWDLTQSFSTVTVPSMRMIIDLSDFDDSRWNQLTGQSGHAFHTNYIDQVESWQKVELTPWAYTPDAVEAATTDTLVLTP is encoded by the coding sequence ATGACGAAGCCCCAGCCCTCGCCCTATGCCGTCGACGACACCGTCCATCGCCGGCCCGTGGGGCGGATCATCGGGATCACCCTCTTCAGTATCCTCGCGGGGATCGTGGTGCTCGCCCTGATCGCGGTCGGCTTCGTCGCGTACACCGCGCAGCGCTCGTTCCCGCAGCTGAGCGGCGAGGTGGAGGCGGCCGGGCTCGAGGCCGACGTGACGGTGCAGCGGGATGCGCTCGGCATCCCCACGCTCACCGCGGATTCGTCGCACGACCTCTTCTTCGCCCAGGGTTACGTGCACGCGCAGGATCGGTTCTGGGAGATGGACTTCCGCCGGCACGTCACGAGCGGGCGCCTCTCCGAGATGTTCGGCGCGTCGCAGCTCGGCACCGACAAGTTCCTGCGCACGCTCGGCTGGCATGAGATCGCCGAACAGGAGGTGGACGCCCTCGACGCCACGGAGCGCGCCTACTACGACGCCTACGCCGACGGCGTGAACGCCTACCTCGCCGACCACCAGGGCCCCGACGCCTCGTTCGAGTACGCCGTGCTGGGCCTGCAGAACTCCGACTACGCGATCGAGCCGTGGACTCCGGCCGACTCTGTCGCGTGGCTCAAGGCGATGGCCTGGGACCTCCGCAGCAATATCGAGAGCGAGACGGAGCGCGCGGTCATGGCGCCGGACTTCTCCGAGGCCGAGATCGACCAGCTCTACCCCGGCTACCCGTTCGACCGGAACCCGGTCATCGTGCCGAAGATCTCGGCGGTGCCCGCGCTCGGCACAGCTCCCGACCCTCCTGAGACGGATGCGACCGCCTCGTCGATCGAGTGGACGGAGGTCGGCAGCGTGATCGAAGCCGTCGGCGAACTGGTCGGCGGCGCCGGTGAGGGCATCGGATCGAACTCATGGGTGGTGTCGGGCAACGTCACCGACACCGGAATGCCGCTTCTCGCCAACGACCCGCACCTCGGCGCGTCGCTGCCGAGCGTGTGGCACCAGATCCAGCTGAAGTGCTCGACGGTCACTGAAGAGTGCCCGTTCGATGTGGCCGGATTCGGCTTCTCGGGGCTTCCCGGCGTCGTGATCGGCCACAACGAGCGCATCGCGTGGGGCTTCACGAACCTCACCACCGACGTCACGGACCTCTATCTCGAGAAGGTGGACGGCGACTCGTACTGGTACGACGGCGCGTTGGTGCCGCTCGAGACGCACACCGAGACGTTCAAGGTCGCGGGTTCTGACGACGTCGAGCTCGAAGTCCGTTCCACGGTCAACGGCCCGATCGTGTCCGGCCTCACCGGCGACTTCACGTCGATCGCCGAGGCTCCCTCCGTCGGGACGGGCGGCACCGTGACAGAGACGCCGGCCGACGCACCCGAGGGCGACGATGCGGTGAGCCTGCGCTGGACCGCACTGCAGCCCGGAACCACGGCATCCGCGATCTTCGCCCTCAACACCGCCAAGGACTTCGACGACTTCCGCGGCGCGGCGGCCCTCTTCGACGTGCCGGCGCAGAACCTCATCTACGCCGACGTGGACGGCAACATCGGTTACCAGACGCCGGGCAGGCTGCCGATCCGCGGCGCCGGCGACGGCTCGATGCCGCAGCCAGGGTGGGACTCGACGTATGCGTGGCGGGGCTATATCCCGTTCGAGGAGCTCCCGGTCTCGTACAACCCGACCGAGGGGTACATCGTCACCGCGAACAATGCCATCGCGGGACAGGACTACACCCATCCGCTCACGCGCGACTGGGACTACGGCTGGCGCGCAGCCCGCATCACCGAACTGATCGAGCGGGCGATCGCGAAGGGCCCGGTCACCGCGGACGACCTCAACGCCGTCCAGGCCGACAACTACTCCTTCATCGGCATGCGCCTCACGGCGGCCTACGCCGACGTCACCACGGGCGACGACGAGACGGATGCCGCGCTCGACCTCCTGCGGGAGTGGGACGCTCAGAACGACGCGGACTCCGCGGCGGCCGCGTACGCCAACGTGCTGTGGGACACTCTCGCCGAGAACGTGTTCGTCGATGGGCGCGAGCGCTCGGCGCCGATGAGCGGTCAGGGCCGTCAGTTCCTCGTGATGGACGCGCTGCTCGAGGACGAGACCTCGCCCTGGTGGACCAACGACGAGCTCGGCGTCGACGGCATGGCCGACATGCTGAAGCGCTCCGCCATCGATGCCTACGAGCGACTCGTCGACGACCAGGGTGACAACGCTTCGCGCTGGAACTGGGGCAGCCTGCACGCCCTCCCGCTCGAGAACGGCAGCTTCGGCACCTCGGGCATCGCCGCCATCGAGTGGCTCTTCAACCGCGGTCCGTTCCCGGTCGGCGGCGGCTCGTCCGTCGTGAACGCGACGGGGTGGGACCTGACCCAGAGCTTCTCGACCGTCACCGTTCCGTCGATGCGCATGATCATCGACCTGTCCGATTTCGACGATTCGCGCTGGAACCAGCTCACGGGCCAGAGCGGCCACGCCTTCCACACGAACTACATCGACCAGGTGGAGTCGTGGCAGAAGGTCGAGCTGACCCCCTGGGCGTACACGCCCGACGCGGTCGAGGCGGCCACGACCGACACCCTCGTGCTCACGCCCTGA
- a CDS encoding Na+/H+ antiporter subunit D, with protein sequence MIELAPALVPLLVTLPLLGAAVALIAGRHRKTQVAVSVVTLTAVTVIAAILLYVVDAGDKPIAVSVGGWPIPFGIVLYVDRLAALLVVVSSIVLLAVLLFSVGQGAADGDDDTPVSIFHPSYLILGAGIFNAFIAGDLFNLYVGFEILLVASYVLITLGSTESRIRTGVVYIVVSLVSSILFLAAIAMIYGALGTVNMVQISERMGELPQETQLILHLMLLLAFSIKAAVFPLSFWLPDSYPTAPAPVTAVFAGLLTKVGVYAIIRTETELFLDNDVNQLLMWVALATMIVGVLGAVAQAELKRILSFTLVSHIGYMIFGLAIATPAAIGATIYYMVHHIVVQTTLFLAVGLVERRAGSTSILRVKGLMKAAPVIAVLYFIPAVNLGGLPPFSGFIGKFALFDAAAQVGTPIMMVLMVGGILTSLLTLYALMRAWNLSFWREDEDSAETEARISYLGSAPAAGVETERRVIPKIMTAATTGMVAITVALTIFAGPLYDVCTRIGEALLQPVSLTQLEDDAAGTEKTP encoded by the coding sequence ATGATCGAGCTCGCTCCCGCCCTCGTCCCGCTGCTCGTGACGCTGCCCCTCCTCGGTGCCGCCGTCGCCCTCATCGCGGGTCGCCATCGCAAGACGCAGGTGGCGGTCTCGGTCGTGACGCTCACCGCCGTGACGGTGATAGCAGCGATCCTGCTCTACGTGGTCGACGCGGGCGACAAGCCGATCGCCGTGTCGGTCGGCGGCTGGCCGATCCCGTTCGGCATCGTGCTCTACGTGGACCGGCTCGCGGCGCTCCTCGTGGTCGTGTCGAGCATCGTGCTGCTCGCCGTCCTTCTCTTCTCCGTCGGACAGGGTGCGGCCGACGGCGACGACGACACCCCGGTCTCGATCTTCCACCCCTCGTACCTGATCCTCGGCGCCGGCATCTTCAACGCGTTCATCGCGGGCGACCTCTTCAACCTGTACGTCGGCTTCGAGATCCTGCTCGTCGCCTCATACGTGCTGATCACGCTCGGCTCGACCGAGTCGCGCATCCGCACCGGTGTGGTCTACATCGTCGTCTCGCTGGTGTCGTCGATCCTCTTCCTCGCGGCGATCGCCATGATCTACGGCGCGCTCGGCACCGTGAACATGGTGCAGATCTCCGAGCGCATGGGCGAGCTGCCGCAGGAGACGCAGCTCATCCTGCATCTCATGCTGCTGCTCGCGTTCAGTATCAAGGCCGCCGTCTTCCCGCTGTCGTTCTGGCTGCCCGACTCGTACCCGACCGCGCCCGCCCCGGTCACCGCGGTCTTCGCGGGCCTGCTGACCAAGGTCGGCGTCTACGCGATCATCCGCACCGAGACCGAGCTGTTCCTCGACAACGACGTGAACCAGCTGCTCATGTGGGTGGCGCTCGCGACCATGATCGTCGGAGTGCTCGGCGCGGTGGCCCAGGCGGAGCTCAAACGAATCCTGTCGTTCACGCTCGTGAGCCACATCGGCTACATGATCTTCGGGCTCGCGATCGCGACGCCCGCAGCCATCGGCGCGACGATCTACTACATGGTCCACCACATCGTGGTGCAGACGACGCTGTTCCTCGCGGTCGGCCTCGTCGAGCGTCGCGCGGGATCGACGTCGATACTCCGGGTCAAGGGCCTGATGAAGGCGGCGCCTGTCATCGCGGTCCTGTACTTCATCCCCGCGGTCAACCTGGGCGGCCTGCCGCCGTTCTCCGGCTTCATCGGCAAGTTCGCGCTGTTCGACGCCGCCGCGCAGGTCGGCACGCCGATCATGATGGTGCTGATGGTGGGCGGCATCCTGACCAGCCTCCTCACGTTGTATGCGCTCATGCGGGCGTGGAACCTCTCCTTCTGGCGAGAGGACGAGGATTCGGCCGAGACCGAGGCGCGTATCTCCTACCTCGGCTCGGCGCCCGCCGCCGGTGTCGAGACCGAGCGCCGCGTCATCCCGAAGATCATGACCGCCGCGACCACCGGAATGGTCGCGATCACCGTTGCCCTCACGATCTTCGCCGGGCCGCTCTATGACGTGTGCACGCGCATCGGCGAGGCGCTGCTGCAGCCGGTGTCGCTGACCCAGCTCGAAGACGACGCCGCGGGAACGGAGAAGACCCCGTGA
- a CDS encoding TetR/AcrR family transcriptional regulator: MTSPIDAARRPRRDALENRAGILAAAHVALAHDPRASVDAIARQAGLSRRALYGHFDDRDALVRELVAQGATRFNAVADSIDDADARVALARLAAALWNEAAHVQVLAAIALDEAHLEETATALAPLRRAVVRIVRDGQDAEVLRTDVAAPTLARLIEETARTVITRIDASSPAARDLAVRAVLSIAGLSWRQADALLGAHPEVLASPEAASA, encoded by the coding sequence ATGACCTCCCCGATCGATGCTGCGCGCCGTCCGCGGCGCGACGCTCTCGAGAACCGCGCGGGCATCCTCGCCGCGGCTCATGTCGCCCTCGCGCACGACCCCCGCGCGTCCGTCGATGCCATCGCCCGCCAGGCCGGCCTGTCGCGCCGAGCGCTCTACGGGCACTTCGACGACCGCGATGCGCTGGTGCGCGAGCTCGTCGCGCAGGGTGCGACGCGGTTCAACGCGGTGGCCGACTCGATCGACGATGCCGACGCGCGGGTAGCGCTCGCCCGCCTCGCCGCTGCCCTCTGGAACGAGGCCGCGCACGTGCAGGTGCTCGCGGCGATCGCCCTCGACGAGGCGCACCTCGAAGAGACCGCGACGGCCCTCGCGCCGCTCCGCCGCGCCGTCGTGCGCATCGTGCGCGACGGGCAGGACGCCGAGGTGCTCCGCACCGACGTCGCCGCGCCGACGCTCGCCCGCCTCATCGAAGAGACCGCCCGCACCGTCATCACCCGCATCGACGCCTCGTCTCCCGCCGCCCGCGACCTCGCGGTGCGCGCGGTGCTCAGCATCGCCGGCCTCTCGTGGCGGCAGGCTGACGCGCTGCTCGGGGCGCATCCCGAGGTCCTGGCGAGCCCCGAGGCGGCGAGCGCGTGA
- a CDS encoding Na+/H+ antiporter subunit E, whose product MSPDLPQGRLRRGFVTAWRQLPFFVWLIALWMLLWGQFTWLAFVTGLVAALVVTRIFRLPPVELSGRVNIWWGLVFVVEFLVAVVLGSLTVAWQVLDFRRQPGSAIIAAQLVTDDDLIMTHVGVTCSLIPGSLIVDTDRDRRILYLHVIGVRDDADVEKQRASVHHWEERIVRAVGSRAQLQAMRDAAPHGSLARGGSR is encoded by the coding sequence GTGAGCCCCGACCTGCCTCAGGGCCGGCTCCGCCGCGGGTTCGTGACCGCGTGGCGGCAGCTGCCGTTCTTCGTATGGCTCATCGCCCTGTGGATGCTGCTGTGGGGCCAGTTCACGTGGCTCGCGTTCGTCACGGGGCTTGTCGCCGCCCTCGTCGTCACGCGCATCTTCCGGCTGCCGCCCGTCGAGCTGTCGGGCCGCGTGAACATCTGGTGGGGACTCGTGTTCGTCGTGGAGTTCCTGGTGGCCGTGGTCCTCGGCTCGCTGACGGTGGCGTGGCAGGTGCTCGACTTCCGCCGGCAGCCCGGGTCCGCGATCATCGCCGCGCAGCTCGTCACCGACGACGACCTCATCATGACCCACGTCGGTGTGACGTGCTCGCTCATCCCCGGTTCGCTGATCGTCGACACCGACCGCGACCGTCGTATCCTGTACCTCCACGTCATCGGCGTGCGCGACGACGCCGACGTCGAGAAGCAGCGCGCGAGCGTGCATCACTGGGAGGAGCGCATCGTGAGAGCGGTCGGCTCGCGCGCCCAGCTCCAGGCGATGAGGGATGCCGCCCCCCATGGCTCCCTGGCCCGAGGGGGTTCCCGATGA
- the mnhG gene encoding monovalent cation/H(+) antiporter subunit G — protein sequence MAAMLDLAAVILILIGALLCLTAAIGVLRFRDVPTRLHAATKPQVLGMILICLAIALSLRSWPVVAFLVPVVLVQLATAPLSAHMVGRQAYRNGTIDEAALHVDELAESKRTPPASGG from the coding sequence ATGGCCGCCATGCTCGACCTCGCCGCCGTGATCCTGATCCTGATCGGCGCGCTCCTCTGCCTCACCGCCGCGATCGGCGTGCTGCGCTTTCGCGATGTGCCGACCCGCCTGCATGCCGCGACCAAGCCGCAGGTGCTCGGGATGATCCTCATCTGCCTCGCGATCGCGCTGTCGCTGCGGTCGTGGCCGGTGGTCGCGTTCCTCGTGCCGGTCGTGCTCGTCCAGCTCGCGACGGCGCCTCTCTCGGCGCACATGGTCGGCCGGCAGGCGTACCGCAACGGCACCATCGACGAGGCGGCGCTGCACGTCGACGAGCTCGCCGAGTCCAAGCGCACTCCGCCCGCCTCCGGCGGCTGA
- a CDS encoding YhgE/Pip domain-containing protein — MKVPQMILAELRRLGSTRMSLIALIALMVVPILYGGLYLWANRDPYGQLDQVPAALIVADAGAELNGTARNLGDEVAQELIEDGTFDWHLATAEEADAGLDDGSYDFAVELPADFTAAIASITTGDPRPADIILHTSDANNYLASTIGTQAVERIQATITEKVVAEAGLTMLDALDTIRVQLTDAAAGASQLVGGLAQAGDGASQLTDGAAQLAAGTAQLRDGAARLSDGAAQVSDGAAQVAGGTAQLDAIADRIGAASASAISTLPEVRDDIAAKLAEAGLDQEKIDDVLAALDPVGDGLDAVDSRVQGAVAQIDRLNSGAQQVSAGAASVAAGSATLASGTATAADGAAELRDGAATLGSGLTQLEDGASRLRDGLSEGAAQLPSYDSETRQAQADTLAAPVDVERSSLTQAQNYGAGLAPFFAALAGWIGIYALFLIVKPVSKRAVTALHSPIRITLAGWATPALLGGVQMLGLFGVLSLALGFSFAHPLATLGILLLASATYAAIVLALNVWLGSVGQFLGLVLMVLQLVTAGGTFPWQTLPAPLAALHHVLPMGYVVDAMRQVMYGGSADRVWLDLAVLLAWLVGAGVIAAIGVTRMTHFRTLRDLQPSVIG; from the coding sequence GTGAAGGTCCCCCAGATGATCCTCGCCGAGCTCCGGCGCCTCGGATCCACCCGTATGTCGCTCATCGCCCTCATCGCGCTCATGGTCGTGCCGATCCTCTACGGCGGCCTGTACCTCTGGGCGAACCGCGACCCGTATGGGCAACTCGACCAGGTCCCGGCGGCGCTCATCGTCGCCGACGCAGGCGCCGAGCTCAACGGCACCGCGCGCAATCTCGGCGACGAGGTCGCGCAAGAGCTCATCGAGGACGGCACGTTCGACTGGCACCTGGCCACCGCCGAGGAGGCCGACGCGGGTCTCGACGACGGCAGCTACGACTTCGCCGTCGAGCTGCCCGCCGACTTCACCGCGGCGATCGCGTCGATCACGACCGGTGACCCGCGCCCGGCCGACATCATCCTGCACACCAGCGACGCCAACAACTACCTCGCCTCCACCATCGGCACGCAGGCGGTCGAGCGCATCCAGGCGACGATCACCGAGAAGGTCGTGGCCGAGGCCGGGCTCACGATGCTCGACGCCCTCGACACGATCCGTGTGCAGTTGACGGATGCCGCCGCCGGCGCTTCTCAGCTGGTCGGCGGTCTCGCCCAGGCCGGTGACGGCGCGTCGCAGCTGACCGACGGCGCTGCCCAGCTCGCGGCTGGAACCGCCCAGCTGCGGGACGGCGCCGCCCGGCTCTCCGACGGTGCCGCCCAGGTCTCGGACGGCGCGGCCCAAGTGGCCGGCGGCACCGCACAGCTCGACGCCATCGCGGACCGGATCGGCGCAGCATCCGCGTCCGCGATCTCGACACTGCCCGAGGTGCGAGACGATATCGCCGCGAAGCTCGCTGAAGCCGGACTCGACCAGGAGAAGATCGACGATGTGCTCGCCGCGCTGGATCCGGTGGGCGACGGCCTCGACGCGGTGGACAGCCGCGTGCAGGGCGCCGTCGCCCAGATCGACCGGCTGAACTCCGGCGCCCAGCAGGTCTCGGCGGGCGCGGCATCGGTCGCCGCCGGCTCCGCCACGCTCGCATCGGGAACCGCGACCGCCGCGGACGGCGCGGCAGAGCTGCGCGATGGCGCGGCGACGCTCGGCAGCGGCCTCACGCAGCTCGAGGACGGCGCCTCGCGGCTCCGCGACGGTCTCTCCGAGGGTGCCGCCCAGCTGCCCTCGTACGACTCCGAGACCCGTCAGGCACAGGCCGACACCCTCGCGGCCCCGGTCGACGTCGAGCGCTCGTCGCTCACGCAGGCGCAGAACTACGGCGCAGGACTCGCCCCGTTCTTTGCGGCCCTCGCGGGTTGGATCGGCATCTACGCACTGTTCCTCATCGTCAAGCCGGTCTCCAAGCGCGCGGTCACGGCGCTGCATTCGCCGATCCGCATCACGCTGGCCGGATGGGCGACCCCAGCCCTCCTCGGCGGCGTGCAGATGCTGGGCCTGTTCGGCGTGCTGTCGCTCGCGCTCGGCTTCTCATTCGCCCACCCCCTCGCGACACTCGGCATCCTGCTGCTGGCCTCGGCCACGTACGCCGCGATCGTGCTCGCGCTCAACGTCTGGCTCGGCTCGGTCGGGCAGTTCCTCGGCCTCGTGCTCATGGTGCTGCAGCTCGTGACCGCGGGCGGGACGTTCCCGTGGCAGACGCTGCCTGCGCCGCTGGCGGCGCTGCACCACGTACTGCCGATGGGCTACGTCGTCGACGCGATGCGCCAGGTCATGTACGGCGGCAGCGCCGACCGCGTCTGGCTCGACCTCGCCGTGCTGCTCGCCTGGCTCGTCGGCGCAGGCGTGATCGCCGCGATCGGGGTCACCCGCATGACCCACTTCCGCACCCTGCGCGACCTGCAGCCCAGCGTGATCGGATAG